A single Watersipora subatra chromosome 7, tzWatSuba1.1, whole genome shotgun sequence DNA region contains:
- the LOC137401036 gene encoding uncharacterized protein, which translates to MEISDRKRKACRFLLREKFYQDLNERLRFTIPISHQQNGYIPKHTQKRMEEFASSTRHSHSGTAKKEKTYERQRSRKPSANPPPPSSPSTPKTARKDVVVMGHEEASRFYESSAQCKKDPAIIAISDDDE; encoded by the exons atggaaataagcgaccggaagcgaaaagcttgtcgatttctcttacgtgaaaagttctatcaagatctcaacgaaagattacggtttaca ATTCCCATATCTCACCAGCAAAATGGATATATCCCTAAACATACTCAGAAAAGGATGGAAGAATttgcttcttca ACAcgtcattctcattcgggaacGGCAAAGAAAGAGAAGACGTACGAACGCCAACGCTCTCGCAAACCGTCCGCCAACCCGCCGCCACCGAGCTCCCCATCAACCCCTAAAACGGCCCGGAaggatgtagtagtcatgggacatgaagaagcaagcagattttacgagagttcggcacaatgcaaaaaggatcctgctatcatagctatttccgatgacgatgagtga